Proteins encoded by one window of Vigna radiata var. radiata cultivar VC1973A chromosome 5, Vradiata_ver6, whole genome shotgun sequence:
- the LOC106760548 gene encoding isoliquiritigenin 2'-O-methyltransferase-like, producing the protein MGSNCEEIDGEENDPCLSALLLSFSPMVYTAVLNASIELNLFEIIAKATKTTTPLGVSASEIASQLPIQHKKLPQRLDRMLSVLASHSLLTCSTLTNQDGKVQRLFQLSPSGKYFTNAEATASLALFTTFMNHPKLVQAFLNFKEIVLDCDKGLYMKVHGMPIFEGIQSDPTWNHIFNEAMANICRIEMTKILEIYSGFEGISLLIDVGGGVGQSLNIIISKYPSIKGVNFDLPQVIKQAPPYPGIEHVEGDMFESVPKGDAILLKGILHNWSDENCLKVLNNCYKALPENGKVVVVDFIMPEAIGSSEADKMVASFDNLMFLDGGSERTEKEFMNLCQISAFSSFRVVSRAFTALGVMEFYKN; encoded by the exons ATGGGTTCTAACTGTGAAGAGATTGATGGTGAAGAAAATGATCCATGCCTATCTGCTTTGCTTCTAAGCTTCAGCCCAATGGTTTACACTGCTGTGTTGAATGCTTCCATTGAGCTCAACTTGTTCGAGATCATTGCTAaagcaacaaaaacaacaacccCACTTGGCGTTTCAGCTTCTGAGATTGCTTCTCAGCTTCCAATTCAGCACAAAAAACTGCCCCAAAGGCTTGATCGCATGCTGTCTGTTCTTGCAAGTCACTCTCTTCTCACCTGCTCTACACTCACAAATCAAGATGGTAAGGTCCAAAGACTCTTTCAGCTTTCACCTTCCGGAAAGTACTTCACCAATGCAGAAGCCACTGCTTCTTTGGCCTTGTTCACAACGTTTATGAATCATCCAAAGCTTGTTCAGGCATT CCTTAATTTCAAGGAGATAGTTCTTGACTGTGATAAGGGCCTATACATGAAAGTTCATGGAATGCCTATTTTTGAAGGCATACAATCTGATCCAACATGGAATCATATCTTCAATGAAGCAATGGCCAATATATGCAGAATAGAGATGACAAAGATACTTGAAATATACAGTGGATTTGAAGGAATATCACTGCTTATTGATGTGGGAGGAGGAGTAGGGCAAAGTTTGAATATCATAATCTCTAAGTATCCTTCCATAAAGGGTGTCAATTTTGATCTTCCACAAGTAATAAAACAAGCTCCACCTTATCCAG GAATTGAACATGTTGAAGGAGACATGTTTGAAAGTGTTCCAAAAGGTGATGCCATACTATTGAAG GGCATATTGCACAATTGGTCGGATGAAAATTGTTTGAAAGTTCTAAATAATTGCTACAAAGCTTTGCCAGAAAATGGAAAAGTGGTTGTTGTAGATTTCATAATGCCTGAAGCAATTGGTTCTTCTGAAGCAGATAAGATGGTTGCTAGCTTTGATAACCTGATGTTTCTTGATGGAGGAAGTGAAAGAACAGAGAAAGAGTTTATGAATTTATGCCAAATTTctgcattttcttctttcagaGTTGTTTCTCGTGCCTTTACTGCTCTAGGAGTAAtggaattttataaaaattaa
- the LOC106761223 gene encoding dirigent protein 2-like has product MQWNAVEELSTMGVPLRFLFLLFLTLFSTLPTHLQASFSQQSHIDLPSETHRSSQKQTHLHFFYHDLRIANNPSTIVKIVDTPKNVPNRFGSTFVMDDPMTEGPDLSSKPVGRAQGLFGLASLNDLGMYMLINFAFTEGDYAGSSLSMVGRNPVAEQNREMPIVGGTGVFRFATGYAIANSMYDISSPEHFVMEYNVTVRHG; this is encoded by the coding sequence ATGCAGTGGAATGCAGTGGAAGAGCTATCGACAATGGGTGTTCCTCTTAGATTCTTAttccttctctttctcactcTGTTCTCTACACTCCCAACCCATCTTCAGGCATCGTTTTCTCAGCAATCCCACATCGATCTTCCATCAGAAACTCACCGTTCTTCGCAGAAACAGACCCACCTTCACTTCTTCTACCATGATCTTCGAATCGCCAACAACCCCTCCACCATCGTGAAGATCGTGGACACCCCCAAGAACGTCCCCAACCGCTTCGGCTCCACTTTCGTCATGGACGATCCCATGACGGAAGGCCCGGATCTCAGCTCCAAGCCCGTTGGGAGGGCCCAAGGCCTTTTTGGCCTCGCCTCTCTCAACGACCTGGGCATGTACATGCTCATCAATTTCGCTTTCACGGAAGGGGACTACGCCGGAAGCTCCCTGAGCATGGTCGGCCGGAACCCCGTAGCGGAGCAGAACAGAGAGATGCCCATCGTCGGTGGCACCGGCGTGTTCAGGTTCGCCACTGGCTATGCTATAGCCAACAGTATGTATGACATTTCTTCCCCTGAGCATTTTGTGATGGAGTACAATGTCACCGTGCGCCATGGCTAG